The DNA region CCTTTTGTAGGATCATTGACAAATACATGGGTTACAGCCCCTATTAATTTTCCATCTTGTATTATAGGACTTCCACTCATTCCTTGGACAATGCCACCGGTTTTTTGCAATAATTTTTTATCTGTGATTCTTATTATCATACTTTTTTGTTCTGGAAAAGGTTGATTTTGTGCTTTAACTATTTCAATTTCATATTTTTGTACTTTATTATCATTAATAGTAGTTAAAATATAAGCCTTCCCCTCTTTAACTTCTTCTTGGAATCCCACAGGTAGAGGCTTTGATTTGTTATTATCTAAATTCTTTTTATATAGTTTCCCATATATTCCAAACTCAGTATTACTTGTTATATCTCCTAAGGCATCCTGAGTCTCATAAAAGGCTCCTTTTATCTCTCCAGGACTTCCTTTACTTCCTTGTTCAATTTCAGATATTCTTGCACTCATTATTTTACCATTTTCTATTTTTAACAATTCCCCTGTATCTATATCTGTAATCCCATGACCTAGAGCTCCAAAAATTCCTGTATTCTCATCATAAAAAGTTAAAGTACCTATACCAGCTGTTTTATCTCTCACCCATATACCCAATCTATAACAGTTATCCTGAACACTCTTTCTTGGTCTTACCTGAGTAGTAAATTGAACATTATTTCTTTCAATAACTATATCTATAGTTTCCTTTTTTATACTATTTAAAAGTTCTACAACATGTTCTGCATCTTTTACTTTTTCTCCATCAATCTCCAATATACTGTCTCCGACTTTTATTCCTCCATCCTTGGCAGGATTATATCTTTTGCCATCAACTCCTATAACATCTGTTACTGCTACTACTAAAACCCCTCTAGTATTCAATCTAACGCCAATAGAATTTCCTCCAGGCGTCAAATAGACTCTTTCTAATACATTTACTTCAATATCCCTTACAGGAATTATTCCAAGCAATTTAAGCTGCATTTTTGCTATGCCAGATTGAATGGTATTAAATTCATAAGACTTTTTTAACGACAAGGTATTTTTGCTACAAGGTCCACAATTTACAATGTTATTATCTTGCAAAATCTTTACTGTAAAAGGGAAAAATACATCAAAAGCTTTTTTATCTCCTTTCACAATATTAATTCTGTCAGGATAATAATTAAAAAAACAAAATTGAAACAAATAAAAAGCAATCACAATCATCAAGATTATAGATAACTGTTGTTTATATCTTGAATACTTTTGCAAGTAATATCACTCTCCCAATTTTCCCCTTTTTCATACTCACCTCCAAAAAATATTATTTGCAAATATAATTTAGCCTTTTTCTCGCATATTTATTCTCAGTAATTATTAATGATTATGTAAAGTAAAATAAATTTTGCCTTTATAATGAAAAAACACTTTATACTTAAGTATAAAGTGTTTTAACCATTTTTTATTTTTGTAGCCAAATCCAACATTTCTTTGGCATGCATTTTAGTTGTATCTGTCAAGTTAACACCTCCAAGAAGTCTTGACAATTCTTCGATTCTTTCTTCAAAAGATAATTTCTTTATTTGAGTAACAGTTCTACTGCCATGTATATTTTTGTAAATTGAAAAATGAGTATCAGCCAATGCAGCTATTTGAGGCAAATGTGAAACACAAATAATTTGATGTTCTTTTGAAATATTGACAATCTTTTCCCCAACAACTTGAGCAGTTCTACCACTAATCCCTGTATCAATTTCATCAAAAATAAGACATGGTATCTTATCATATTCTGCAAGTATAGATTTAAAAGCTAACATTATCCTAGACATTTCTCCTCCAGATACTATCTTGGACAATGGCTTTAAATCTTCTCCTGGATTTGTTGATATCAAAAATTCTACATTATCAAAACCTTCCGGTGTAAAATGATTGTATTTTTTAAAGCTCACTTTAAATAATACATTGCTCATATTAAGTTGTTTCAATTCTCCTGAAAGAGATTCTTCAAGAATTGATGCTATTTCTTTTCTTTTATTAGATAATTCTTCACATTTAACCTCTAACATTTTTTCTATATTCTCTATTTCATTTTTAATTTGACTGATTTCTTTTTCATTATTCAACAATATCTGAAATTTTTCATATATACCATTTCTATATGCAATTATTTCATCAATATTGTTTCCATACTTCTTTTTTAATTTATTTATAGTATCCAATCTTTCTTCTAAAAAAACCAATCTTTCTTCATCTACAGCAATATTATCTAAATAATATCTTAAATCTCCAGATAAATCCTGCAACTCAAAACCTATATTTGTAAAACTTTCATAATATTTTTTTATTTCAATGTCAAAGTTTTTAATTCCACCAATTAATGAAATAACTTTATTTATAGCATCAATTATAGAAAATCCTTCATATTCTTTGGATTGAAGAATATTTAATGCTTCACTGATATTTAACTCTATTTCTTTTATATTTGACAATTTGTCATATTCTTTTGCAATTTCTTCCTCTTCTTCTTTTGATAGCTTAGCATTGTCAATCTCTTCTATTTGATATTTTAACAAATCAATTTCTCTGTCTTTTTCTATTTCATCCATGGACAAATCTTTTAACTTTTTTCTTTGAAATACAAGTTCATTATAATATATATATATATCTTCCTTTAAAGTCCTAAAATTATCATCTCCAAAAGAATCAATGATATGTATATGATTTTCTGAATTTAATAAAGATTGATGTTCGTGTTGCCCATGTATATCAATTAAATATTTCGTCACATTGTTAAGCATTCCAAGAGTTACTGTTCTGCCATTTATTCTCGATATGCTTCTGCCAGTTGAATATATCTCCC from Sporanaerobacter acetigenes DSM 13106 includes:
- the spoIVB gene encoding SpoIVB peptidase, with protein sequence MQKYSRYKQQLSIILMIVIAFYLFQFCFFNYYPDRINIVKGDKKAFDVFFPFTVKILQDNNIVNCGPCSKNTLSLKKSYEFNTIQSGIAKMQLKLLGIIPVRDIEVNVLERVYLTPGGNSIGVRLNTRGVLVVAVTDVIGVDGKRYNPAKDGGIKVGDSILEIDGEKVKDAEHVVELLNSIKKETIDIVIERNNVQFTTQVRPRKSVQDNCYRLGIWVRDKTAGIGTLTFYDENTGIFGALGHGITDIDTGELLKIENGKIMSARISEIEQGSKGSPGEIKGAFYETQDALGDITSNTEFGIYGKLYKKNLDNNKSKPLPVGFQEEVKEGKAYILTTINDNKVQKYEIEIVKAQNQPFPEQKSMIIRITDKKLLQKTGGIVQGMSGSPIIQDGKLIGAVTHVFVNDPTKGYGIYIDWMLEQADFNYKTKSEFAQTKKDRF
- the recN gene encoding DNA repair protein RecN; this encodes MLVELNIENFAVAEKLHINFSKGFNVLTGETGAGKSVIVDAIGMILGGRANKDLIRTGCDKAILEGLFYLEKSSEINKILDEYGIENEKNDYLLITREIYSTGRSISRINGRTVTLGMLNNVTKYLIDIHGQHEHQSLLNSENHIHIIDSFGDDNFRTLKEDIYIYYNELVFQRKKLKDLSMDEIEKDREIDLLKYQIEEIDNAKLSKEEEEEIAKEYDKLSNIKEIELNISEALNILQSKEYEGFSIIDAINKVISLIGGIKNFDIEIKKYYESFTNIGFELQDLSGDLRYYLDNIAVDEERLVFLEERLDTINKLKKKYGNNIDEIIAYRNGIYEKFQILLNNEKEISQIKNEIENIEKMLEVKCEELSNKRKEIASILEESLSGELKQLNMSNVLFKVSFKKYNHFTPEGFDNVEFLISTNPGEDLKPLSKIVSGGEMSRIMLAFKSILAEYDKIPCLIFDEIDTGISGRTAQVVGEKIVNISKEHQIICVSHLPQIAALADTHFSIYKNIHGSRTVTQIKKLSFEERIEELSRLLGGVNLTDTTKMHAKEMLDLATKIKNG